In the genome of Flavobacteriales bacterium, the window ACCTGTTGTAGATAGACCAACCATGTTCTTTGAAATTATTCAACGAAAAGGAGCGCAATCCTTTGGTAAAGGAAACTTCAAAGCCCTATTTGAAGCTATCGAAAGAGAGCAAGGCAATAGAGGTACTTTGTAATATGAATAGGACAAATAAAAAAGCCCCAAAATGGGGCTTTTTTTATGCTCAATATTTGATGTTATTTGAGTTTAATGTTCAGCTCATCAAGCTGGGCATTGTCAATAATTGATGGAGCATCAATCATCACATCTCTTCCTGAATTATTTTTTGGGAAAGCGATAAAGTCTTTTATGCTTTCTTGCCCACCAAATAACGAACAAAGACGATCAAAACCAAAGGCGATACCGCCATGAGGAGGTGCCCCGTATTCAAAAGCATTCATTAGGAAGCCGAATTGGCCTTTAGCTTCTTCTTCCGTAAAGCCTAAGTGTTGAAACATCAATCGCTGTAATTCTTTGTCATGAATACGGATAGAACCGCCGCCTAGCTCTGTGCCATTCATAACCAAGTCGTAAGCGTTGGCTCGAACTGCTGCAGGATCACTTTCCAGCTTATCAATATCGTGTGGCTTAGGTGAAGTAAAAGGGTGATGCATAGCATGGTAGCGTTCTGTATCTTCGTCCCATTCCAAAAGTGGGAAATCAACCACCCATAGAGGGGCAAATACATCTGGATTTCTTAGTCCTAACTTTTCAGCAACTTCCAAACGCAATTCGTTCATTTGCTTACGCACTTTGT includes:
- a CDS encoding 4-hydroxyphenylpyruvate dioxygenase, with product PVVDRPTMFFEIIQRKGAQSFGKGNFKALFEAIEREQGNRGTL